A single region of the Aeromonas hydrophila subsp. hydrophila ATCC 7966 genome encodes:
- the tpx gene encoding thiol peroxidase, whose protein sequence is MSNSVTLQGNPVSVAGHFPVAGEQAKPFSLVAKDLSDLTLVSFAGQRKILNIFPSVDTPTCATSVRKFNEQASALNNAVVLCISADLPFAQSRFCGAEGLDKVVTLSTLRGAAFLQDYGVAFSSGPLVGLAARAIVVLDEENKVLHSELVAEVADEPNYATALAVL, encoded by the coding sequence ATGAGCAATTCCGTTACCCTGCAAGGCAATCCCGTTTCCGTCGCCGGTCACTTCCCGGTCGCTGGCGAGCAGGCCAAGCCGTTCTCCCTGGTGGCCAAGGATCTCTCCGATCTGACCCTGGTGAGCTTCGCCGGCCAGCGCAAGATCCTGAACATCTTCCCGAGCGTCGATACCCCGACCTGCGCCACTTCCGTGCGCAAGTTCAACGAGCAGGCCAGCGCGCTGAACAACGCCGTGGTGCTGTGCATCTCCGCCGACCTGCCGTTCGCCCAGTCCCGCTTCTGCGGCGCCGAAGGGCTGGACAAGGTAGTGACCCTCTCCACCCTGCGTGGTGCCGCCTTCCTGCAAGACTACGGCGTGGCCTTCTCCTCCGGCCCGCTGGTGGGTCTGGCTGCCCGTGCCATCGTGGTGTTGGATGAAGAGAACAAGGTGCTGCACAGCGAGCTGGTGGCCGAAGTCGCCGACGAGCCGAACTACGCCACCGCCCTGGCCGTACTGTAA
- a CDS encoding type 2 periplasmic-binding domain-containing protein, with the protein MTRHPSLLLLLLLCLTGLTSLSLSRADTAAAPAAKPVRILNAHLGELPGLINADKTGPFVDLVRAIDDLYPEVSIRITIYPLARAMAGVIAGTADFSLPAIRNLQDADLLPYRFSTRSFGKVTHVLYSNTDHLITPDMAYGIVPTKRDLLIEATPGFLPIPLQRSMSIEQSLRKLSRGRIDAFIWAQEEADLMLRQLKLTNIHREHLGDFEDVFIIAKGPTGDEVDRFLGEAIERLAASGKLAEIYSRLHRPYVEWQPHPEPLPAKDATKAP; encoded by the coding sequence ATGACCAGACATCCCTCTCTGCTGCTGTTGTTGCTGCTGTGCCTGACGGGGCTAACCAGCCTCAGCCTCTCCCGCGCCGACACGGCGGCCGCCCCCGCCGCCAAGCCGGTACGCATCCTCAACGCCCACCTCGGCGAGCTGCCGGGGCTCATCAACGCCGACAAGACCGGCCCCTTCGTCGATCTGGTGCGCGCCATCGATGATCTCTACCCCGAGGTGAGCATCCGGATCACCATCTACCCCCTCGCCCGGGCCATGGCCGGGGTGATCGCCGGCACCGCCGATTTCAGCCTGCCCGCCATCCGCAATCTGCAGGATGCCGACCTGCTGCCCTATCGCTTCAGCACTCGCAGCTTCGGCAAGGTCACCCACGTGCTCTACAGCAATACCGACCACCTCATCACCCCCGACATGGCCTACGGCATAGTACCCACCAAACGGGATCTGCTGATCGAGGCGACCCCCGGCTTTCTGCCCATTCCGCTGCAACGGTCGATGAGCATAGAGCAGTCCCTGCGCAAGCTGTCGCGCGGCCGCATCGACGCCTTCATCTGGGCCCAGGAGGAGGCCGACCTGATGCTGCGCCAGCTCAAACTGACCAACATTCACCGGGAACACCTGGGGGATTTCGAGGATGTCTTCATCATCGCCAAGGGGCCTACCGGCGACGAGGTGGATCGCTTCCTCGGCGAGGCGATCGAGAGGCTCGCCGCCTCCGGCAAGCTGGCAGAGATCTACTCAAGGCTGCACCGCCCCTATGTCGAGTGGCAACCCCACCCGGAGCCACTACCCGCCAAAGACGCGACCAAAGCCCCCTGA
- a CDS encoding DEAD/DEAH box helicase: protein MTFDELALAPALLATLPADLKCPTRVQQLAIPAALAGRDLLALARTGSGKTLAFGLPLLQRLDPASDRVQGLVLVPTRELAVQVSEALQGPAAGLGLRLVTLCGGVAQALQQAELALGPQLLVATPGRLRDLLAQQLLGLSQLRHLVLDEADRLLEMGFWPDIQWLLNAMPVERQTLLFSATLPAELDALATGLLTEPVRVEADPRNSVADDIEERLYLVNKSSKVPALISLLKAHEWPQVLVFISARDDADGVARKLAKAGITVAALHGEKEQAVREQALGDFKAGKVRVLVATDLMARGIHVEALPLVINLDLPASAPVYVHRIGRTARAGRSGLAISLTCHGEADTLAAIRTLTGRELPLAELAGFPVTDQPASGEGKRAPRDKQANRRTQAKRSVKQFKSKG from the coding sequence ATGACTTTTGATGAACTTGCCCTCGCCCCCGCCCTGCTGGCGACCCTGCCCGCCGACCTCAAGTGCCCGACCCGGGTGCAGCAACTGGCCATTCCCGCCGCGCTGGCGGGTCGGGATCTGCTGGCGCTGGCCCGCACCGGCAGCGGCAAGACCCTGGCGTTCGGGCTGCCGCTGCTGCAGCGCCTCGATCCGGCCAGCGATCGGGTGCAGGGGCTGGTGCTGGTACCGACCCGCGAGCTGGCGGTGCAGGTGAGCGAGGCGCTGCAGGGGCCGGCCGCCGGGCTGGGTCTGCGACTGGTGACCCTGTGCGGCGGGGTGGCGCAGGCGCTGCAACAGGCCGAACTGGCGCTGGGGCCGCAACTGCTGGTGGCGACCCCGGGGCGACTGCGGGACCTGCTGGCCCAGCAACTGCTGGGACTGAGCCAGCTGCGCCATCTGGTGCTGGACGAGGCGGACCGGCTGCTGGAGATGGGCTTCTGGCCCGACATCCAGTGGCTGCTGAATGCCATGCCGGTCGAGCGTCAGACCCTGCTGTTCTCGGCCACCTTGCCGGCCGAGCTGGATGCGCTGGCGACCGGTCTGCTGACCGAGCCGGTGCGGGTGGAGGCGGATCCTCGCAACAGCGTGGCCGACGACATCGAGGAGCGCCTCTATCTGGTCAACAAGAGCAGCAAGGTGCCGGCGCTCATCAGCCTGCTCAAGGCCCACGAGTGGCCGCAGGTGCTGGTCTTCATCAGCGCACGGGACGACGCAGACGGGGTGGCCCGCAAGCTGGCCAAGGCGGGCATCACGGTGGCGGCCCTGCACGGCGAGAAGGAACAGGCGGTGCGCGAGCAGGCGCTCGGTGACTTCAAGGCGGGCAAGGTGCGAGTGCTGGTGGCCACCGATCTGATGGCGCGCGGCATTCACGTGGAGGCGCTGCCGCTGGTGATCAACCTGGACTTGCCCGCCAGCGCCCCCGTCTACGTGCACCGCATCGGCCGTACCGCCCGGGCCGGACGCAGCGGGCTCGCCATCTCGCTCACCTGCCATGGCGAGGCCGACACCCTGGCGGCGATCCGCACCCTCACCGGCCGCGAGCTGCCGCTGGCCGAGCTCGCCGGTTTCCCGGTCACCGATCAGCCAGCCAGCGGGGAGGGCAAGCGCGCCCCCCGTGACAAGCAGGCCAATCGTCGCACCCAGGCCAAACGCAGCGTCAAACAGTTCAAGAGCAAGGGCTAG